TCCTCCTCAGATGCTGGTCTGCAGTTCCCCGTTGTGCAGCGCGTTGTTCAGCTGCTGCATCGTCTCCCTGGCAGCGGCCTCGTTCAGGAGCGCGTTGTGTGTCTCTGCGGTGACGTCGTTGACCATGCGCGTCCTGTCGGCCCTGCTGTCGCTGCGTTCCATCTCGTCCAGACCGGCCACCTTCTTTAGACACAGAACGTTCTGGAAACTCTTCTTGAAGTTGTCGGAGAGGAACGCGTAAAGGATGGGGTTGGCGCAGGAGTTGGCGTAGCCCAGCACCACCACAAACTCAAAGGTGCTCTTGAGGGCGGCCGTGGTGTTGATGGTGCCCGTCACCGAGGTCACGTTGAAGACGTAGAAGGGCAGCCAGCAGAAGACGAACACGGCTACCACGATGGACACCATCCTGGTCACCTTCCTCTCGGAGCGTTTCCTCTTGGAGGAGCCCACGCGCATGCCGGACGACTTGACCTGCGGGGACGACAGGGATGGACCACCGTCAGGAAGCAGAAACGTTTTGATCAATCGGGGAGCGGATTTCGAAACCTGTCACATAATGAAGGACCCGGCTGGAGATTCGACAGCCTATAAACAGATCACCCTCGTCAACAACAACCAGGATGTCATCTGTGGTTGAACAAGAAACAATTTTGGGGCTCGGTGGGAGAAGCGGACGAGAGGCCTGTTGAAAAACAATGAGTGAACACACAGCTacaagggaagaggaggaagaggagtgaagaggagtgcagaggaggataaggaggaagaggagtgaagaggaagaagaggaggaagaggaggaagaggagtgacgaggaggaagaggagtgaagaggaggataaggaggaagaggaggaagaggaggaagaggagtgaagaggaggataaggaggaagaggagtgaagaggaggaagaggaagaagaggaatgaagaggaggaagaggaggatgaggaatgaagaggaggaagaggaggaagaggagtgaagaagaggaagaggaggaagaggagtgaagaggaagaagaggaggaagaggagtgaggaagaggaagaggagtgaagaagaggaagaggagtgaagaggaggaagaggaggaagaggagtgaagaggaggaagaggagtgaaggaagagaggagtgaggaagagaagaggagtgaagaagaggaagaggagtgaagaggaggaagaggaggaagaggagtgaagaggaggaagaggagtgaagaggaggaagaggagtgaagaggagtgaagaggaggagctaACCTTGACGATGATGAGCAGGTAGCAGAGGCAGATGACGGTGAGCGGGAGGAAGAAGCCCACAAAGAAGGTGTAGAACATGAAGGCCGTGTAGTACGCTGCCTGGGGCTCCGGCCACACGATGGTACACGAGTGAGCCTGCTTCTTATTGGTCGTCAGCCCGCTGAAGATCATGATTGGTAGGTTGACCAGCAGGGACACGCCCCACACGGTGAGGTTAATGACCTTGGCCACCCGGGGCTTGCGCCACTTGGTGGATCTTATGGGATGAACCACTGCCAGGTAACGGTCAATGCTCATCACCGTCAAGCAGAAGATGCTGGTGAACTGGTTCAGGGAGTCTGggcgaggagaggacaggaattGATTTAGTCATCACACATTTTCTGGTTTTACGATGAAATATATTTCAGGGGAGTGACTGACTGCCTTGCATGAAATCACAACACTAAATAAACATGTTGAGAAACTGAAACCCTCAGGGTCATTTTCCACAGCATCTGTGCTCATCAAGTGCTCATTTCAGAGGCCCTTTCATCCAAAACGACATCAATCATTCAAACATCCAACCTTcggatctgcagtcaaatacaCCGCCTCTGAACTCCACCCATCCCTCATAGGACGGATCACCCGGTTTGGATGGGAACTCGCGACCTCCCCCCGCCCCACTCTGCCTTCCCACCTACCCAGCGTCATGACGACCCGGCAGAGCACGACCCCAAAGGGCCAGTGCACCAGGGCCAGCTGCATGGCGATGAAGGGCAGACTGAGCATGCACAGCACGTCGGCCACGGCCAGGTTCAGGATGTAGATGTTGGTGACGGTCTTCATCTTGGCGTAACGCAGGATGACGTAGATCACCAGCGTgttgccgcacaggcccacggCGCACACGGCAAAGTAGATGAAGGTGATGACCACCGAGCTGGTCTTGTCGTAGATCGCCTCGCTGTCCTCCGCCGAGCGGTTGCCGTCCGGCCCTAGGTCCGACTCGTTCCCCGGGAGGAAGCTGTCGTAGAGGAGGGGCTCGGGGAGGGAGAGGTtggggggagacgggaggagcGACCAGGGGTCCATGGTGGgttgatggaggagggggaggagagggaggtggggttgagtgaggggaggggatggggggggggttggtgggagACAGGTGGGGAGCTGGGCTGGTGTGTTAATAGTTTGAGAGAGGAGGTCTTGAGAAGAATCGCATCACACCTAAAGGTacgtagagagaggggggatgttgggaggagggagagaggtagaaagagcagggggagagggggtgagcaaGCAGAGAGATTttaaaagagggagaaaaagagggagagaaggagaaattgTGTGAAATTATTCATGAAGAATTCATAAAGAATAAAAGAAGAACATCGCAACTAATTGGTCAAAAGAAGTGCCATGGCAACACTGACAAGGTCGATGTAGTATAGACCTTTAGCACAATCAATCTTCTTCAATCTGACAGAAAAAGGAATGACAGTGAAACAAAAAAGATGTCTAACTGAAAAAGACAAATCATTTAGAGAtggagaaagcgagggagagagaaagatagtgtgctgtgtgtgtgtgtgtgtttgtgtgtgtgtttgtgtgtgtgtttgttcgtgTCATACACCGAAGACAGGGCAAATGTTGATTCAATCGATCTGATCTGGCCACTAGCTGCAATTATATGCGACGATTTCGATTTTAAGGAAAGTTTAAACTAATGGAAATGACGTACTTATATTCCACACAATGGTATACAGTACAATGGTAAACAGTACACTGGTATAAGATTTTTTGCTGAGGAGCAAGGTCATTTTATCTAGCCTGATACAAAGTGTCACGAGAGACGCATAAAGCAGATTCTCCGTTCGCTCGTGCTGAGTGAGGCCAGTAACCCCTGAGAGAGACTGTTGAGACTGTGCGATAGGAATGAACCAGAAAAATAGCTAACTATTATCAGAAAAGTGTGTGACATTTAAACTACGACACACGTGCCTGATACAAATTCGAAGTCTGTAATTTAGCCTACTCACAATATTATCTATTTAATGGTGGTTACTCATTTTCAACGCCAAAAAAGCTATTCCTATTTTCTCTTCGCAGTTTGCATTCAGTTCCTTCAATATGCAGTATACGTAGCCTTCATCAGCCATTGGTGGTCCAACACCTCTACAGGTGATGGGACAGATAAATCAGTGCGCCAGAGCGCCTTATATGCGCACTGAAAACAGAATGCACACTGGCACGTGTCGTGTGCCCCTGTATCCTCATGTGAGAATATAAAGTAACGGTCAATTACCCCACAGTAACCGTGTGTATTTTGTCATTTAAAGCAAATGTTTTAACTCGAATGAAAATCATGTTATCTGAAAGTTACTGGATGtatacataaataataataataataataatacaataaaatagGCTACACAAACGACTGCAACAGAAAACGAGGTAAATTGAGAAATAAATGGAGGATTTCAGATTATACTTAACAAAAAAAGTTTCAGGTGAACAATTACCTTCAA
This DNA window, taken from Hypomesus transpacificus isolate Combined female chromosome 13, fHypTra1, whole genome shotgun sequence, encodes the following:
- the sstr2a gene encoding somatostatin receptor type 2, which encodes MDPWSLLPSPPNLSLPEPLLYDSFLPGNESDLGPDGNRSAEDSEAIYDKTSSVVITFIYFAVCAVGLCGNTLVIYVILRYAKMKTVTNIYILNLAVADVLCMLSLPFIAMQLALVHWPFGVVLCRVVMTLDSLNQFTSIFCLTVMSIDRYLAVVHPIRSTKWRKPRVAKVINLTVWGVSLLVNLPIMIFSGLTTNKKQAHSCTIVWPEPQAAYYTAFMFYTFFVGFFLPLTVICLCYLLIIVKVKSSGMRVGSSKRKRSERKVTRMVSIVVAVFVFCWLPFYVFNVTSVTGTINTTAALKSTFEFVVVLGYANSCANPILYAFLSDNFKKSFQNVLCLKKVAGLDEMERSDSRADRTRMVNDVTAETHNALLNEAAARETMQQLNNALHNGELQTSI